In Neokomagataea tanensis, one genomic interval encodes:
- a CDS encoding DNA polymerase III subunit chi, with product MSSAVEIGFYHLTRATLEHVLPALLGKTLDVGERAVVCCTSTEQVSALDASLWAAKEPIWLPHGTEKTGHAEWQPIWLTAESDVPNGARFLFRIDGAGPEDLKSFTRVFDVFDGHDEQQVKRARQRWKALKSAGHKLVYWKQGERGWAKAG from the coding sequence ATGTCTTCAGCTGTTGAGATTGGTTTTTACCACCTGACACGCGCTACGTTAGAGCATGTTTTGCCGGCTTTGCTTGGTAAGACTCTGGACGTAGGGGAGCGGGCTGTTGTGTGCTGCACAAGCACAGAACAGGTCTCAGCACTGGATGCCAGTTTATGGGCCGCTAAAGAACCAATTTGGCTACCACATGGAACCGAAAAAACAGGCCATGCAGAATGGCAGCCAATTTGGCTCACGGCAGAAAGTGATGTCCCCAATGGGGCGAGATTCCTGTTTCGGATTGATGGTGCAGGACCTGAAGATTTAAAATCTTTTACACGTGTATTTGATGTTTTTGATGGCCATGACGAGCAGCAGGTCAAACGGGCGCGCCAGCGCTGGAAAGCTCTTAAAAGCGCAGGTCATAAGCTAGTTTATTGGAAGCAAGGCGAGAGAGGCTGGGCGAAAGCGGGTTAA
- a CDS encoding leucyl aminopeptidase codes for MLDVSFVPSLALDDATPRAVAFICASAAPEDLKSLDALCGGAVQRAVVQKEFKGEVGQVLTLIAPSAALTQLVLVGAAEKGASKVVATGVEQAGASAVRALNGVEDAVLMMAPALEKFAPEAALGAVLGAYSFTAYRTKNVPKKVLSHLSVVAGDEAQARWADLGAVGTGVYLARDLVNEPANVLNPVTFADRIVELEELGLKIEVLDEQAMAELGFGALLGVAQGSATPPRLVIMRHDGGGDEAPLAFVGKGVTFDSGGISIKPAAGMDEMKADMGGAAAVVGLLSTLAQRKAKVNAIGVVGLVENMVSGTAQRPGDVVMSHSGQTIEVLNTDAEGRLVLADALSYTKERFEPRVMVNLATLTGAIVVSLGTEHAGLFSNNDGLASALSNAGTSVDEKLWRMPMGPAYDKQIDTDIADMKNIGGRPGSAILAACFLQRFVGNTAWAHLDIAGTAYKSKAEAVTPKGATGFGVRLLDRYVRDIEAQG; via the coding sequence CATCTGCGCATCCGCAGCCCCGGAAGATCTGAAAAGCCTTGATGCATTGTGCGGTGGTGCGGTTCAGCGTGCTGTTGTGCAAAAAGAGTTCAAGGGTGAAGTCGGGCAGGTTTTGACGTTAATTGCTCCTTCGGCGGCGTTGACGCAGTTGGTGTTGGTCGGTGCTGCTGAAAAGGGCGCGTCCAAAGTCGTGGCGACTGGTGTTGAACAGGCGGGTGCATCAGCCGTTCGCGCGTTGAACGGTGTGGAAGACGCTGTGTTGATGATGGCGCCAGCACTTGAAAAATTTGCTCCGGAAGCAGCGCTGGGTGCCGTCCTTGGGGCTTATAGCTTCACGGCGTATCGGACGAAGAATGTACCAAAGAAAGTTCTTAGTCACTTGAGTGTTGTTGCAGGTGATGAGGCGCAGGCGCGCTGGGCCGATTTGGGCGCTGTCGGCACAGGTGTCTACCTCGCGCGTGATTTGGTGAACGAGCCTGCAAATGTGCTCAACCCTGTGACGTTCGCTGACCGTATCGTTGAGCTGGAGGAGTTGGGCCTTAAAATTGAAGTGCTGGATGAGCAGGCAATGGCCGAGCTGGGTTTTGGTGCGCTCTTGGGCGTGGCTCAAGGCAGTGCGACGCCACCACGTCTTGTGATCATGCGTCATGATGGCGGTGGAGATGAAGCGCCGCTCGCTTTTGTCGGTAAAGGCGTCACTTTCGATAGTGGGGGCATTTCTATCAAGCCAGCAGCTGGTATGGACGAGATGAAAGCGGATATGGGCGGCGCTGCTGCTGTCGTGGGCTTACTCTCAACTTTGGCGCAGCGAAAAGCGAAAGTGAACGCCATTGGTGTTGTCGGGCTCGTTGAAAACATGGTCTCCGGCACGGCGCAGCGTCCGGGGGATGTTGTAATGAGCCATAGTGGCCAAACTATTGAAGTTCTGAACACAGATGCAGAGGGGCGTTTAGTGCTTGCCGATGCGCTGTCCTATACAAAGGAGCGTTTTGAACCTCGCGTGATGGTCAACCTTGCGACCCTGACCGGTGCAATCGTCGTCAGTTTGGGTACGGAGCATGCCGGTTTGTTCAGCAATAACGACGGGCTGGCTTCGGCACTTTCGAATGCAGGTACAAGCGTTGATGAGAAACTGTGGCGCATGCCAATGGGGCCAGCATACGACAAGCAAATCGACACAGACATTGCCGACATGAAAAATATCGGTGGGCGTCCGGGCAGTGCTATCTTGGCGGCATGCTTCTTGCAGCGCTTCGTTGGAAATACAGCGTGGGCGCATCTCGATATTGCTGGCACGGCATATAAGAGCAAAGCCGAGGCTGTGACGCCTAAGGGGGCGACTGGTTTTGGTGTACGTCTATTGGACCGCTATGTGCGGGATATTGAAGCGCAAGGCTAA